A window of Ovis canadensis isolate MfBH-ARS-UI-01 breed Bighorn chromosome X, ARS-UI_OviCan_v2, whole genome shotgun sequence contains these coding sequences:
- the LOC138431358 gene encoding A-kinase anchor protein 17A: MAAATIVHDTSEAVELCPLHGLYLKPITKMTISVALPQLKQPGKSISNWEVMERLKGMVQHHQFSTLRISKSTMDFIRFEGEVENKSLVKSFLACLDGKTIKLSGFSDILKVRAAEFKVDFPTRHDWDSFFRDAKDMNETLPGERPDTIHLEGLPCKWFSLKESGSEKPSEEVLVRVFERFGEIRNVDIPMLDPYREEMTGRNFHTFSFGGHLNFEAYVQYREYAGFIQAMSALRGMKLMFKGEDGKAVACNIKVSFDSTKHLSDASIKKRQLERQKLQELEQQREEQKRREKEAEERQRAEERKQRELEEQERERRREEKLRRREQKQRDRELRRSQKKLEKMQAEEQRKLQERIRLEERKLLLAQRNLQSIRLVAELLSRAKAAKLHEQEHKEESLRLQQLEERRRLQEAELRRVEEEKERALGLQRRERELRARLLSLLLSKKADEPRATAAEPGTASPADLLRPVLDILHTVSASAGAAPRDREPAVRPAAPQNLNGSVAAAAAPVAAAAQEAAAPGKEGQDPRGPEDSHSEKRCPAVLACIPDNTQQPKAAPAACEPSAPRKDARSEQDKCNREPSGGGGRAGGGAGRDDGGDAEHRPKRERSAPRRRAGSREDGRPRRERRAHRKRSRQGRSASPEERGRPRKSRSRSRERRSRREKSQSRGRERDRRASSSRKRSRHRRGDDRPRSGSAGRHRSAWNR; this comes from the exons ATGGCTGCGGCCACCATCGTGCACGACACGTCTGAGGCGGTGGAGCTGTGCCCGCTGCACGGCCTGTACCTGAAGCCCATCACGAAGATGACCATCAGCGTGGCGCTGCCGCAGCTGAAGCAGCCAGGCAAGTCCATCTCCAACTGGGAGGTGATGGAGCGGCTCAAGGGCATGGTGCAGCACCACCAGTTCTCCACGCTGCGCATCTCCAAGAGCACCATGGACTTCATCCGCTTCGAGGGCGAGGTGGAGAACAAGAGCCTCGTCAAGTCCTTCCTGGCCTGCCTGGACGGCAAGACCATCAAGCTGAGCGGCTTCTCCGACATCCTCAAGGTGCGCGCCGCAGAGTTCAAGGTCGACTTCCCCACGCGCCACGACTGGGACTCCTTCTTCCGCGACGCCAAGGACATGAACGAGACGCTGCCGGGCGAGCGGCCGGACACCATCCACCTGGAGGGGCTGCCCTGCAAGTGGTTCTCGCTGAAGGAGTCGGGCTCGGAGAAGCCGAGCGAGGAGGTGCTGGTGCGCGTGTTCGAGCGCTTCGGCGAGATCCGCAACGTGGACATCCCCATGCTGGACCCCTACCGCGAGGAGATGACGGGCCGCAACTTCCACACCTTCAGCTTTGGTGGCCACCTCAACTTCGAGGCCTACGTGCAGTACCGCGAGTACGCCGGCTTCATCCAGGCCATGAGCGCGCTGCGCGGCATGAAGCTCATGTTCAAGGGCGAGGACGGCAAGGCCGTGGCCTGCAACATCAag GTCTCTTTCGATTCCACCAAACACCTGAGCGATGCCTCCATCAAGAAGCGGCAGCTCGAGAGACAGAAGCTTCAGGAGCTGGAGCAGCAGCGGGAGGAGCAGAAACGGCgggagaaggaggcagaggagcgCCAGAGAGCTGAGGAGAG GAAGCAGAGGGAGCTGGAGGAGCAGGAGCGCGAGCGGAGGCGCGAGGAGAAGCTGCGGAGGCGCGAGCAGAAGCAGCGGGACCGCGAGCTGCGGCGCAGCCAGAAGAAGCTGGAGAAGATGCAGGCGGAGGAGCAGCGCAAGCTGCAGGAGAGGATCCGGCTGGAGGAGCGCAAGCTGCTGCTGGCGCAGCGCAacctgcagtccatcaggctggTGGCCGAGCTGCTGAGCCGCGCCAAG GCCGCCAAGCTGCACGAGCAGGAGCACAAGGAGGAGAGCCTGCGGCTGCAGCAGCTGGAGGAACGGCGGCGGCTGCAGGAGGCCGAGCTGCGGCgcgtggaggaggagaaggagcgcGCGCTGGGCCTGCAGCGTCGGGAGCGCGAGCTGCGCGCGCGCCTGCTCAGCCTGCTGCTCAGCAAGAAGGCGGACGAGCCACGCGCCACTGCTGCCGAGCCGGGCACCGCCTCCCCCGCAGACCTGCTGCGGCCGGTGCTGGACATCCTGCACACCGTGTCGGCCTCGGCCGGCGCCGCGCCCCGGGACCGGGAGCCCGCGGTGCGGCCGGCCGCCCCCCAGAACCTGAACGGGAGcgtcgccgccgccgctgcccccGTTGCTGCTGCCGCCCAGGAGGCGGCGGCCCCGGGCAAGGAGGGGCAGGACCCTCGAGGCCCGGAAGACAGCCACTCGGAGAAGAGGTGCCCCGCCGTGCTGGCCTGCATCCCGGACAACACCCAGCAGCCCAAGGCCGCGCCCGCTGCCTGCGAGCCGAGTGCGCCCCGGAAGGACGCGCGCTCCGAGCAAGACAAGTGCAACCGGGAGCCCAGCGGGGGCGGCGGCCGGGCCGGCGGCGGGGCGGGCCGGGACGACGGCGGCGACGCTGAGCACAGGCCCAAGCGGGAGCGCAGCGCGCCCCGGCGGCGGGCAGGCAGCCGGGAGGACGGCAGGCCGCGCAGGGAGCGGCGGGCGCACCGCAAGCGCTCGCGCCAAGGCCGCAGTGCCAGCCCCGAGGAGCGCGGCCGCCCCCGCAAGTCTCGCAGCCGCAGTCGAGAGCGGCGCAGCCGGCGGGAGAAGAGCCAGAGCCGCGGCCGCGAGCGGGACCGCAGGGCGAGCTCCAGCCGGAAGCGCAGCCGCCATCGGCGGGGCGACGACAGGCCGCGCTCGGGCTCCGCCGGCCGCCACCGCAGCGCCTGGAATAGGTAA
- the LOC138930113 gene encoding uncharacterized protein yields MTPSPFAAPLSTHPWQPLTIPIASTPPNAHPTGPTPAFSLPSRLCGPRLPPPTSKDAPHSPHPGETPAAPGCPSPQAPQRLSTPKAHTPKSPRPLLPSLQVQDTHAPAVPGDPRIPQPPVIPKPLKGSRPPKPLPPSQQSHETPCLGRPERPLQTPARGTPSTLRPSKAFDPQSRAPKSPGPPLPSPQAQETPAPAAPRDPRSPRPPVLRHPQTPPPPGPSKALDPRSPQAQETRAPAARPARPPSPAPRRPGVPRARRAGPRPRTRPPPPWPQRSRGPPTTPAGPASPPGAATVRRRRPRRDPLPPPLPPPPPAPVTHFRFRRSGPRKQAARRVRVSPPGRGPAPQEAGLPGRRWVGPACPGFAVRVREPAAPFPHPAPPRPQPCHLFSGPGRGLTLGPQGEDTRLGTQAGCVGHTAVIVMRRT; encoded by the exons ATGACCCCCAGCCCCTTCGCTGCACCCCTGTCAACACACCCCTGGCAGCCCCTCACGATCCCCATCGCCTCCACCCCTCCAAATGCTCACCCCACTGGCCCAACTCCcgccttctctctccccagccgcctctgtggcccccggttacCCCCTCCAACCTCCA AAGACGCCCCCCACTCTCCGCACCCCGGGGAGACCCCCGCAGCCCCCGGCTGTCCGTCACCCCAAGCCCCTCAAAGGCTTTCGACCCCCAAAGCCCACACCCCCAAGTCCCCCAGACCCCTGCTCCCAAGTCTGCAGGTCCAGGACACCCATGCCCCGGCCGTCCCGGGAGACCCCCGCATCCCCCAGCCCCCGGTCATCCCCAAGCCCCTCAAAGGCTCTCGACCCCCGAAGCCCCTGCCCCCAAGTCAGCAGTCCCACGAGACCCCGTGCCTCGGTCGCCCCGAGAGaccgctgcagaccccagcccgcGGCACTCCGTCAACCCTCAGGCCCTCAAAGGCTTTCGACCCCCAAAGCCGCGCCCCCAAGTCCCCAGGCCCCCCGCTCCCAAGTCCGCAGGCCCAAGAGACCCCCGCCCCGGCCGCCCCGAGAGACCCCCGCAGCCCCCGGCCGCCGGTTCTCCGTCACCCCCagacccccccgcccccaggcccctcGAAGGCTCTCGACCCCCGAAGCCCGCAGGCCCAGGAGACCCGCGCCCCGGCCGCCCGCCCCGCGAGGCCGCCCTCCCCGGCCCCCCGACGCCCCGGGGTCCCCCGCGCCCGGCGGGCGGGGCCCCGTCCACGTACCAGGCCGCCGCCGCCCTGGCCCCAGCGCTCCCGCGGGCCCCCGACGACGCCGGCAGGCCCGGCCTCCCCGCCCGGCGCCGCCACCGTCCGCCGGAGGCGCCCCCGACGCGACCCGCTGCCGCCGcctctgccgccgccgccgcccgcccctGTGACGCATTTCCGCTTCCGCCGCTCGGGCCCGCGGAAGCAGGCCGCGCGGCGGGTCCGGGTTTCTCCTCCTGGCCGTGGCCCCGCCCCCCAAGAGGCGGGACTTCCGGGGCGGCGGTGGGTGGGGCCGGCCTGCCCGGGCTTCGCGGTGCGCGTGCGCGAGCCCGCCGcgcccttcccccaccccgccccgccccgcccccaacccTGCCACCTGTTTTCAGGTCCAGGCAGAGGCCTCACCTTGGGGCCCCAGGGTGAAGACACCAGACTCGGGACTCAGGCCGGCTGTGTGGGGCACACTGCTGTCATAGTCATGCGTCGCACATGA